A part of Salvelinus alpinus chromosome 23, SLU_Salpinus.1, whole genome shotgun sequence genomic DNA contains:
- the LOC139550807 gene encoding nonsense-mediated mRNA decay factor SMG7-like isoform X3: MNLCGQYLRQAEALKADMTDSKLGAAEVWTSRQALQDLYQKMLVTDLEYALDKKVEQDLWNHAFKNQITTLQSQAKNRANPNRSEVQANLSLFLEAASGFYTQLLQELCTVFNVDLPCRVKSSQLGIISNKQTNPSTIVKPQPSSCSYICQHCLVHLGDVARYRNQTSQAESYYRHAAQLVPSNGQPYNQLAILASSKGDHLTTIFYYCRSIAVKFPFPAASTNLQKALTKAIESHDEVKTKWSMSDFIKAFIKFHGHVYLSKSLEKLNNLREKLEEQFQTLIRQKAFSSQQLVHITIINLFELHHLRDFGNEADDQSFTSDEQIGWFQLLGLFMSFLGIMCSQALLNKNRGEEIMGECPLPAIKVSLDWFKLRSAVFQDSAVNKRQYVWPWLVSILNSFQPKEDDVSCASMTPLPEEFELQGFLALRPALRILDFSKGHQGVAVDKEGLPFRARHQRLISLGKWVAENQPGLIQYKFSDSLLLFITDIEELAIEDPQEKDAPVLQESSNGEQTPNEGNMGLKSVLSMGKTQNSVLEIGERPVVTFKENIKPQEQSREPSSNQHHKDAGKDRRDFGKGNGALGKGEQKRDGKRKSEVKKNSHEKAADAGKQVKAQPEMRTPVSEARKTPVTQTQTTCSSQFIPIHHPGAFPPLPSRPGFPSPAYVIPPPVAFSMNPGFTFSTGMSVSGPFLQPASHPQQPGSQQQVQVQAGKPSHIPYSQQRPAGPGAMNQGPPQGQQGPPQQQPSQAQQSMQQSVQLQALAKQQQQSPTKPVQPVQLGKSPPHHPGMHQYMQVDQAGQMWGQHQGQPTMQKMQVPVKQPYYGMPPQDSLKLFEQHPVQTAGQMPIQLQQQNSMDKKMKYPDVKMQDFYWELPYRMGDNRQMVGERMGKRPPPGVFHPDQDNAPRGPPFESRMESGAEVMGQSSSLMPLSGFPIQESSYQNSIFSQAYGKNMSPNPKPDAPMLHQEPSLYSLFEGTPWSPSLPASSDHSTPASQSPHSSNPSSLPSSPPTHNHGSIPFSNFGPIGTPDSRDRRMVDRWKVEKTGAVSGFGLDYLPAVSSSTDHRAPENSWHQGNAPSSSWAAQESPMEDSSTVLLDSLKSIWSSSMMQPGPSALEQLLMQQKQQRGHGTMNPPH, encoded by the exons CTGGAACCATGCTTTTAAGAATCAAATAACAACACTACAGAGTCAAGCCAAAAACAGAGCCAACCCCAATAGAAGTGAGGTGCAGGCCAATCTGTCCTTGTTTCTCGAGGCAGCTAGTGGATTTTACACACAA TTACTACAGGAGCTGTGTACCGTGTTCAACGTGGATTTGCCGTGTCGTGTGAAATCATCTCAGCTTGGAATTATCAGCAATAAACAGACCAACCCCAGCACCATTGTAAAACCCCAACCTAGCTCTTGCTCTTATATCTGCCAGCATTGTCTTGTCCACCTTGGCGACGTTG CACGATATCGCAACCAAACCAGCCAGGCAGAGTCCTATTACAGACATGCAGCTCAACTTGTCCCCTCAAATG GTCAGCCTTACAATCAGCTGGCCATCCTGGCCTCCTCTAAAGGGGACCACCTCACAACGATATTCTACTACTGCAGGAGCATCGCCGTCAAGTTCCCTTTCCCTGCAGCCTCCACCAACCTGCAGAAAGCTCTCACTAAAGCTATTGAAAG CCACGATGAGGTCAAAACAAAGTGGAGTATGTCAGATTTCATCAAGGCCTTCATCAAGTTCCACGGTCACGTTTACCTGAGCAAGAGTTTGGAGAAGCTCAACAACCTGAGGGAGAAGCTGGAAGAGCAGTTTCAG ACGCTGATTCGACAGAAAGCCTTCAGCTCCCAGCAGCTGGTCCACATCACGATTATCAACTTGTTTGAGCTGCACCATCTGAGGGACTTCGGCAACGAAGCAGATGACCAGAGCTTCACCTCCGACGAGCAAATCGGCTGGTTCCAACTTCTCGGCCTTTTCA TGTCATTTCTGGGTATCATGTGTAGCCAAGCATTACTGAATAAGAACCGAGGAGAGGAGATCATGGGAGAATGTCCACTGCCGGCCATCAAGGTGTCTCTGGACTGGTTCAAACTGCGATCCGCTGTTTTTCAGGACAGTGCTGTGAACAAACGACAGTA TGTTTGGCCTTGGCTGGTGTCCATTCTGAACAGTTTCCAACCGAAGGAAGATGATGTTTCCTGTGCATCAA TGACTCCACTTCCAGAGGAGTTTGAACTGCAGGGGTTTCTGGCTCTCCGGCCAGCTCTACG GATCCTTGACTTCAGTAAAGGCCACCAGGGTGTTGCTGTGGACAAGGAGGGTCTGCCATTCCGTGCCCGTCACCAGAGGCTCATCAGTCTGGGGAAATGGGTGGCAGAAAACCAACCAGG GCTGATTCAGTACAAATTCAGCGACAGTCTGCTGTTGTTCATCACTGACATTGAGGAGTTGGCCATCGAGGATCCCCAGGAGAAGGATGCCCCTGTGCTCCAGGAGTCCTCCAATGGAGAGCAGACTCCCAACGAGGGCAACATGGGTCTGAAGTCAGTCCTATCCATGGGCAAGACCCAGAACAGTGTGTTGGAGATCGGCGAGAGACCCGTGGTGACTTTCAAGGAGAACATCAAGCCCCAGGAGCAGAGCAGGGAGCCCAGCAGCAACCAGCACCATAAGGATGCAGGGAAGGATCGGAGGGACTTCGGCAAAGGTAACGGAGCGCTGGGAAAAGGAGAGCAGAAGCGGGATGGCAAGAGGAAGAGTGAGGTGAAGAAGAACAGCCATGAGAAGGCTGCAGATGCAGGGAAACAG GTGAAAGCCCAGCCGGAGATGAGGACACCAGTGTCTGAGGCCAGGAAGACTCCAGTCACTCAGACCCAGACTACCTGCTCCTCCCAGTTCATCCCCATCCACCACCCGGGAGCCTTCCCTCCCCTGCCCAGCCGACCAG GTTTCCCTTCTCCGGCTTATGTGATCCCTCCTCCCGTGGCGTTCTCCATGAACCCCGGCTTCACCTTCTCTACAGGCATGTCTGTCTCCGGGCCATTCCTACAGCCGGCCTCCCACCCTCAGCAGCCTGGCTCCCAGCAG CAGGTGCAGGTCCAGGCCGGCAAGCCGTCGCACATTCCATACAGCCAGCAGAGGCCAGCAGGGCCGGGTGCCATGAACCAGGGGCCCCCCCAGGGCCAACAGGGTCCTCCCCAGCAGCAGCCCTCCCAGGCCCAGCAGTCCATGCAGCAGTCGGTGCAGCTTCAGGCTCTGGccaaacagcagcagcagtcgCCCACTAAGCCTGTGCAGCCAGTACAGCTGGGCAAAAGCCCACCTCACCATCCAGGGATGCATCAG TACATGCAGGTTGACCAGGCTGGCCAGATGTGGGGCCAGCACCAGGGGCAGCCCACCATGCAGAAGATGCAGGTGCCCGTCAAGCAGCCCTACTATGGCATGCCCCCACAGGACTCCCTGAAGCTCTTCGAGCAACACCCCGTGCAAACGGCTGGGCAGATGCCCATACAGctacagcagcagaacagcatgGACAAGAAGATGAAGTACCCGGATGTGAAAATGCAGGATTTTTACTGGGAGCTTCCCTACCGCATGGGGGATAACAGACAGATGGTGGGGGAGAGAATGGGCAAGCGGCCGCCCCCAGGGGTCTTCCACCCAGACCAGGACAACGCACCCAGAGGACCTCCCTTTGAG TCCAGAATGGAGAGTGGTGCTGAGGTGATGGGCCAGTCGTCTTCTCTCATGCCCTTATCTGGGTTTCCAATTCAG gAGAGTTCCTATCAAAACAGCATTTTCAGCCAGGCGTATGGGAAAAACATGTCTCCCAACCCCAAGCCTGATGCTCCCATGCTGCACCAGGAACCTTCTCTGTACTCCTTGTTTGAAGGAACTCCATGGTCCCCGTCCCTTCCCGCCAGCTCAG ACCACTCTACACCAGCAAGCCAGTCCCCTCACTCTTCCAACCCAAGCAGTTTACCCTCTTCCCCACCCACACACAACCACGGCTCCATCCCCTTCTCGAACTTCGGCCCCATAGGAACGCCCGACAGCCGAGACAGGAGGATGGTCGACCGCTGGAAGGTGGAAAAGACTG GTGCTGTGAGTGGGTTTGGTTTGGACTACCTGCCTGCTGTGTCATCCTCTACAGATCACCGAGCCCCCGAGAACAGCTGGCACCAGGGAAACGCCCCCAGCAGCTCCTGGGCGGCCCAGGAGTCGCCCATGGAAGACTCCTCCACTGTGCTCCTTGACAGTCTGAAG TCCATCTGGTCCAGCTCAATGATGCAGCCAGGGCCGTCGGCTCTGGAGCAGCTCCTCATGCAGCAGAAGCAGCAGAGGGGCCACGGCACCATGAACCCTCCACACTGA
- the LOC139550807 gene encoding nonsense-mediated mRNA decay factor SMG7-like isoform X1, with translation MNLCGQYLRQAEALKADMTDSKLGAAEVWTSRQALQDLYQKMLVTDLEYALDKKVEQDLWNHAFKNQITTLQSQAKNRANPNRSEVQANLSLFLEAASGFYTQLLQELCTVFNVDLPCRVKSSQLGIISNKQTNPSTIVKPQPSSCSYICQHCLVHLGDVARYRNQTSQAESYYRHAAQLVPSNGQPYNQLAILASSKGDHLTTIFYYCRSIAVKFPFPAASTNLQKALTKAIESHDEVKTKWSMSDFIKAFIKFHGHVYLSKSLEKLNNLREKLEEQFQTLIRQKAFSSQQLVHITIINLFELHHLRDFGNEADDQSFTSDEQIGWFQLLGLFMSFLGIMCSQALLNKNRGEEIMGECPLPAIKVSLDWFKLRSAVFQDSAVNKRQYVWPWLVSILNSFQPKEDDVSCASMTPLPEEFELQGFLALRPALRILDFSKGHQGVAVDKEGLPFRARHQRLISLGKWVAENQPGLIQYKFSDSLLLFITDIEELAIEDPQEKDAPVLQESSNGEQTPNEGNMGLKSVLSMGKTQNSVLEIGERPVVTFKENIKPQEQSREPSSNQHHKDAGKDRRDFGKGNGALGKGEQKRDGKRKSEVKKNSHEKAADAGKQVKAQPEMRTPVSEARKTPVTQTQTTCSSQFIPIHHPGAFPPLPSRPGFPSPAYVIPPPVAFSMNPGFTFSTGMSVSGPFLQPASHPQQPGSQQQVQVQAGKPSHIPYSQQRPAGPGAMNQGPPQGQQGPPQQQPSQAQQSMQQSVQLQALAKQQQQSPTKPVQPVQLGKSPPHHPGMHQYMQVDQAGQMWGQHQGQPTMQKMQVPVKQPYYGMPPQDSLKLFEQHPVQTAGQMPIQLQQQNSMDKKMKYPDVKMQDFYWELPYRMGDNRQMVGERMGKRPPPGVFHPDQDNAPRGPPFEDNKSSPLLPPDLLKSLSNFEEEELVFTKPHGFYQAMASPLSTAPGRNLFSRMESGAEVMGQSSSLMPLSGFPIQESSYQNSIFSQAYGKNMSPNPKPDAPMLHQEPSLYSLFEGTPWSPSLPASSDHSTPASQSPHSSNPSSLPSSPPTHNHGSIPFSNFGPIGTPDSRDRRMVDRWKVEKTGAVSGFGLDYLPAVSSSTDHRAPENSWHQGNAPSSSWAAQESPMEDSSTVLLDSLKSIWSSSMMQPGPSALEQLLMQQKQQRGHGTMNPPH, from the exons CTGGAACCATGCTTTTAAGAATCAAATAACAACACTACAGAGTCAAGCCAAAAACAGAGCCAACCCCAATAGAAGTGAGGTGCAGGCCAATCTGTCCTTGTTTCTCGAGGCAGCTAGTGGATTTTACACACAA TTACTACAGGAGCTGTGTACCGTGTTCAACGTGGATTTGCCGTGTCGTGTGAAATCATCTCAGCTTGGAATTATCAGCAATAAACAGACCAACCCCAGCACCATTGTAAAACCCCAACCTAGCTCTTGCTCTTATATCTGCCAGCATTGTCTTGTCCACCTTGGCGACGTTG CACGATATCGCAACCAAACCAGCCAGGCAGAGTCCTATTACAGACATGCAGCTCAACTTGTCCCCTCAAATG GTCAGCCTTACAATCAGCTGGCCATCCTGGCCTCCTCTAAAGGGGACCACCTCACAACGATATTCTACTACTGCAGGAGCATCGCCGTCAAGTTCCCTTTCCCTGCAGCCTCCACCAACCTGCAGAAAGCTCTCACTAAAGCTATTGAAAG CCACGATGAGGTCAAAACAAAGTGGAGTATGTCAGATTTCATCAAGGCCTTCATCAAGTTCCACGGTCACGTTTACCTGAGCAAGAGTTTGGAGAAGCTCAACAACCTGAGGGAGAAGCTGGAAGAGCAGTTTCAG ACGCTGATTCGACAGAAAGCCTTCAGCTCCCAGCAGCTGGTCCACATCACGATTATCAACTTGTTTGAGCTGCACCATCTGAGGGACTTCGGCAACGAAGCAGATGACCAGAGCTTCACCTCCGACGAGCAAATCGGCTGGTTCCAACTTCTCGGCCTTTTCA TGTCATTTCTGGGTATCATGTGTAGCCAAGCATTACTGAATAAGAACCGAGGAGAGGAGATCATGGGAGAATGTCCACTGCCGGCCATCAAGGTGTCTCTGGACTGGTTCAAACTGCGATCCGCTGTTTTTCAGGACAGTGCTGTGAACAAACGACAGTA TGTTTGGCCTTGGCTGGTGTCCATTCTGAACAGTTTCCAACCGAAGGAAGATGATGTTTCCTGTGCATCAA TGACTCCACTTCCAGAGGAGTTTGAACTGCAGGGGTTTCTGGCTCTCCGGCCAGCTCTACG GATCCTTGACTTCAGTAAAGGCCACCAGGGTGTTGCTGTGGACAAGGAGGGTCTGCCATTCCGTGCCCGTCACCAGAGGCTCATCAGTCTGGGGAAATGGGTGGCAGAAAACCAACCAGG GCTGATTCAGTACAAATTCAGCGACAGTCTGCTGTTGTTCATCACTGACATTGAGGAGTTGGCCATCGAGGATCCCCAGGAGAAGGATGCCCCTGTGCTCCAGGAGTCCTCCAATGGAGAGCAGACTCCCAACGAGGGCAACATGGGTCTGAAGTCAGTCCTATCCATGGGCAAGACCCAGAACAGTGTGTTGGAGATCGGCGAGAGACCCGTGGTGACTTTCAAGGAGAACATCAAGCCCCAGGAGCAGAGCAGGGAGCCCAGCAGCAACCAGCACCATAAGGATGCAGGGAAGGATCGGAGGGACTTCGGCAAAGGTAACGGAGCGCTGGGAAAAGGAGAGCAGAAGCGGGATGGCAAGAGGAAGAGTGAGGTGAAGAAGAACAGCCATGAGAAGGCTGCAGATGCAGGGAAACAG GTGAAAGCCCAGCCGGAGATGAGGACACCAGTGTCTGAGGCCAGGAAGACTCCAGTCACTCAGACCCAGACTACCTGCTCCTCCCAGTTCATCCCCATCCACCACCCGGGAGCCTTCCCTCCCCTGCCCAGCCGACCAG GTTTCCCTTCTCCGGCTTATGTGATCCCTCCTCCCGTGGCGTTCTCCATGAACCCCGGCTTCACCTTCTCTACAGGCATGTCTGTCTCCGGGCCATTCCTACAGCCGGCCTCCCACCCTCAGCAGCCTGGCTCCCAGCAG CAGGTGCAGGTCCAGGCCGGCAAGCCGTCGCACATTCCATACAGCCAGCAGAGGCCAGCAGGGCCGGGTGCCATGAACCAGGGGCCCCCCCAGGGCCAACAGGGTCCTCCCCAGCAGCAGCCCTCCCAGGCCCAGCAGTCCATGCAGCAGTCGGTGCAGCTTCAGGCTCTGGccaaacagcagcagcagtcgCCCACTAAGCCTGTGCAGCCAGTACAGCTGGGCAAAAGCCCACCTCACCATCCAGGGATGCATCAG TACATGCAGGTTGACCAGGCTGGCCAGATGTGGGGCCAGCACCAGGGGCAGCCCACCATGCAGAAGATGCAGGTGCCCGTCAAGCAGCCCTACTATGGCATGCCCCCACAGGACTCCCTGAAGCTCTTCGAGCAACACCCCGTGCAAACGGCTGGGCAGATGCCCATACAGctacagcagcagaacagcatgGACAAGAAGATGAAGTACCCGGATGTGAAAATGCAGGATTTTTACTGGGAGCTTCCCTACCGCATGGGGGATAACAGACAGATGGTGGGGGAGAGAATGGGCAAGCGGCCGCCCCCAGGGGTCTTCCACCCAGACCAGGACAACGCACCCAGAGGACCTCCCTTTGAG GACAACAAGAGCTCCCCTCTTCTGCCTCCAGACCTTTTAAAAAGTCTATCAAATTTTGAGGAGGAAGAGCTGGTCTTTACTAAGCCTCATGGTTTCTACCAGGCCATGGCGAGTCCTCTTAGCACTGCTCCAGGAAGAAACCTATTT TCCAGAATGGAGAGTGGTGCTGAGGTGATGGGCCAGTCGTCTTCTCTCATGCCCTTATCTGGGTTTCCAATTCAG gAGAGTTCCTATCAAAACAGCATTTTCAGCCAGGCGTATGGGAAAAACATGTCTCCCAACCCCAAGCCTGATGCTCCCATGCTGCACCAGGAACCTTCTCTGTACTCCTTGTTTGAAGGAACTCCATGGTCCCCGTCCCTTCCCGCCAGCTCAG ACCACTCTACACCAGCAAGCCAGTCCCCTCACTCTTCCAACCCAAGCAGTTTACCCTCTTCCCCACCCACACACAACCACGGCTCCATCCCCTTCTCGAACTTCGGCCCCATAGGAACGCCCGACAGCCGAGACAGGAGGATGGTCGACCGCTGGAAGGTGGAAAAGACTG GTGCTGTGAGTGGGTTTGGTTTGGACTACCTGCCTGCTGTGTCATCCTCTACAGATCACCGAGCCCCCGAGAACAGCTGGCACCAGGGAAACGCCCCCAGCAGCTCCTGGGCGGCCCAGGAGTCGCCCATGGAAGACTCCTCCACTGTGCTCCTTGACAGTCTGAAG TCCATCTGGTCCAGCTCAATGATGCAGCCAGGGCCGTCGGCTCTGGAGCAGCTCCTCATGCAGCAGAAGCAGCAGAGGGGCCACGGCACCATGAACCCTCCACACTGA
- the LOC139550807 gene encoding nonsense-mediated mRNA decay factor SMG7-like isoform X2, giving the protein MNLCGQYLRQAEALKADMTDSKLGAAEVWTSRQALQDLYQKMLVTDLEYALDKKVEQDLWNHAFKNQITTLQSQAKNRANPNRSEVQANLSLFLEAASGFYTQLLQELCTVFNVDLPCRVKSSQLGIISNKQTNPSTIVKPQPSSCSYICQHCLVHLGDVARYRNQTSQAESYYRHAAQLVPSNGQPYNQLAILASSKGDHLTTIFYYCRSIAVKFPFPAASTNLQKALTKAIESHDEVKTKWSMSDFIKAFIKFHGHVYLSKSLEKLNNLREKLEEQFQTLIRQKAFSSQQLVHITIINLFELHHLRDFGNEADDQSFTSDEQIGWFQLLGLFMSFLGIMCSQALLNKNRGEEIMGECPLPAIKVSLDWFKLRSAVFQDSAVNKRQYVWPWLVSILNSFQPKEDDVSCASMTPLPEEFELQGFLALRPALRILDFSKGHQGVAVDKEGLPFRARHQRLISLGKWVAENQPGLIQYKFSDSLLLFITDIEELAIEDPQEKDAPVLQESSNGEQTPNEGNMGLKSVLSMGKTQNSVLEIGERPVVTFKENIKPQEQSREPSSNQHHKDAGKDRRDFGKGNGALGKGEQKRDGKRKSEVKKNSHEKAADAGKQVKAQPEMRTPVSEARKTPVTQTQTTCSSQFIPIHHPGAFPPLPSRPGFPSPAYVIPPPVAFSMNPGFTFSTGMSVSGPFLQPASHPQQPGSQQVQVQAGKPSHIPYSQQRPAGPGAMNQGPPQGQQGPPQQQPSQAQQSMQQSVQLQALAKQQQQSPTKPVQPVQLGKSPPHHPGMHQYMQVDQAGQMWGQHQGQPTMQKMQVPVKQPYYGMPPQDSLKLFEQHPVQTAGQMPIQLQQQNSMDKKMKYPDVKMQDFYWELPYRMGDNRQMVGERMGKRPPPGVFHPDQDNAPRGPPFEDNKSSPLLPPDLLKSLSNFEEEELVFTKPHGFYQAMASPLSTAPGRNLFSRMESGAEVMGQSSSLMPLSGFPIQESSYQNSIFSQAYGKNMSPNPKPDAPMLHQEPSLYSLFEGTPWSPSLPASSDHSTPASQSPHSSNPSSLPSSPPTHNHGSIPFSNFGPIGTPDSRDRRMVDRWKVEKTGAVSGFGLDYLPAVSSSTDHRAPENSWHQGNAPSSSWAAQESPMEDSSTVLLDSLKSIWSSSMMQPGPSALEQLLMQQKQQRGHGTMNPPH; this is encoded by the exons CTGGAACCATGCTTTTAAGAATCAAATAACAACACTACAGAGTCAAGCCAAAAACAGAGCCAACCCCAATAGAAGTGAGGTGCAGGCCAATCTGTCCTTGTTTCTCGAGGCAGCTAGTGGATTTTACACACAA TTACTACAGGAGCTGTGTACCGTGTTCAACGTGGATTTGCCGTGTCGTGTGAAATCATCTCAGCTTGGAATTATCAGCAATAAACAGACCAACCCCAGCACCATTGTAAAACCCCAACCTAGCTCTTGCTCTTATATCTGCCAGCATTGTCTTGTCCACCTTGGCGACGTTG CACGATATCGCAACCAAACCAGCCAGGCAGAGTCCTATTACAGACATGCAGCTCAACTTGTCCCCTCAAATG GTCAGCCTTACAATCAGCTGGCCATCCTGGCCTCCTCTAAAGGGGACCACCTCACAACGATATTCTACTACTGCAGGAGCATCGCCGTCAAGTTCCCTTTCCCTGCAGCCTCCACCAACCTGCAGAAAGCTCTCACTAAAGCTATTGAAAG CCACGATGAGGTCAAAACAAAGTGGAGTATGTCAGATTTCATCAAGGCCTTCATCAAGTTCCACGGTCACGTTTACCTGAGCAAGAGTTTGGAGAAGCTCAACAACCTGAGGGAGAAGCTGGAAGAGCAGTTTCAG ACGCTGATTCGACAGAAAGCCTTCAGCTCCCAGCAGCTGGTCCACATCACGATTATCAACTTGTTTGAGCTGCACCATCTGAGGGACTTCGGCAACGAAGCAGATGACCAGAGCTTCACCTCCGACGAGCAAATCGGCTGGTTCCAACTTCTCGGCCTTTTCA TGTCATTTCTGGGTATCATGTGTAGCCAAGCATTACTGAATAAGAACCGAGGAGAGGAGATCATGGGAGAATGTCCACTGCCGGCCATCAAGGTGTCTCTGGACTGGTTCAAACTGCGATCCGCTGTTTTTCAGGACAGTGCTGTGAACAAACGACAGTA TGTTTGGCCTTGGCTGGTGTCCATTCTGAACAGTTTCCAACCGAAGGAAGATGATGTTTCCTGTGCATCAA TGACTCCACTTCCAGAGGAGTTTGAACTGCAGGGGTTTCTGGCTCTCCGGCCAGCTCTACG GATCCTTGACTTCAGTAAAGGCCACCAGGGTGTTGCTGTGGACAAGGAGGGTCTGCCATTCCGTGCCCGTCACCAGAGGCTCATCAGTCTGGGGAAATGGGTGGCAGAAAACCAACCAGG GCTGATTCAGTACAAATTCAGCGACAGTCTGCTGTTGTTCATCACTGACATTGAGGAGTTGGCCATCGAGGATCCCCAGGAGAAGGATGCCCCTGTGCTCCAGGAGTCCTCCAATGGAGAGCAGACTCCCAACGAGGGCAACATGGGTCTGAAGTCAGTCCTATCCATGGGCAAGACCCAGAACAGTGTGTTGGAGATCGGCGAGAGACCCGTGGTGACTTTCAAGGAGAACATCAAGCCCCAGGAGCAGAGCAGGGAGCCCAGCAGCAACCAGCACCATAAGGATGCAGGGAAGGATCGGAGGGACTTCGGCAAAGGTAACGGAGCGCTGGGAAAAGGAGAGCAGAAGCGGGATGGCAAGAGGAAGAGTGAGGTGAAGAAGAACAGCCATGAGAAGGCTGCAGATGCAGGGAAACAG GTGAAAGCCCAGCCGGAGATGAGGACACCAGTGTCTGAGGCCAGGAAGACTCCAGTCACTCAGACCCAGACTACCTGCTCCTCCCAGTTCATCCCCATCCACCACCCGGGAGCCTTCCCTCCCCTGCCCAGCCGACCAG GTTTCCCTTCTCCGGCTTATGTGATCCCTCCTCCCGTGGCGTTCTCCATGAACCCCGGCTTCACCTTCTCTACAGGCATGTCTGTCTCCGGGCCATTCCTACAGCCGGCCTCCCACCCTCAGCAGCCTGGCTCCCAGCAG GTGCAGGTCCAGGCCGGCAAGCCGTCGCACATTCCATACAGCCAGCAGAGGCCAGCAGGGCCGGGTGCCATGAACCAGGGGCCCCCCCAGGGCCAACAGGGTCCTCCCCAGCAGCAGCCCTCCCAGGCCCAGCAGTCCATGCAGCAGTCGGTGCAGCTTCAGGCTCTGGccaaacagcagcagcagtcgCCCACTAAGCCTGTGCAGCCAGTACAGCTGGGCAAAAGCCCACCTCACCATCCAGGGATGCATCAG TACATGCAGGTTGACCAGGCTGGCCAGATGTGGGGCCAGCACCAGGGGCAGCCCACCATGCAGAAGATGCAGGTGCCCGTCAAGCAGCCCTACTATGGCATGCCCCCACAGGACTCCCTGAAGCTCTTCGAGCAACACCCCGTGCAAACGGCTGGGCAGATGCCCATACAGctacagcagcagaacagcatgGACAAGAAGATGAAGTACCCGGATGTGAAAATGCAGGATTTTTACTGGGAGCTTCCCTACCGCATGGGGGATAACAGACAGATGGTGGGGGAGAGAATGGGCAAGCGGCCGCCCCCAGGGGTCTTCCACCCAGACCAGGACAACGCACCCAGAGGACCTCCCTTTGAG GACAACAAGAGCTCCCCTCTTCTGCCTCCAGACCTTTTAAAAAGTCTATCAAATTTTGAGGAGGAAGAGCTGGTCTTTACTAAGCCTCATGGTTTCTACCAGGCCATGGCGAGTCCTCTTAGCACTGCTCCAGGAAGAAACCTATTT TCCAGAATGGAGAGTGGTGCTGAGGTGATGGGCCAGTCGTCTTCTCTCATGCCCTTATCTGGGTTTCCAATTCAG gAGAGTTCCTATCAAAACAGCATTTTCAGCCAGGCGTATGGGAAAAACATGTCTCCCAACCCCAAGCCTGATGCTCCCATGCTGCACCAGGAACCTTCTCTGTACTCCTTGTTTGAAGGAACTCCATGGTCCCCGTCCCTTCCCGCCAGCTCAG ACCACTCTACACCAGCAAGCCAGTCCCCTCACTCTTCCAACCCAAGCAGTTTACCCTCTTCCCCACCCACACACAACCACGGCTCCATCCCCTTCTCGAACTTCGGCCCCATAGGAACGCCCGACAGCCGAGACAGGAGGATGGTCGACCGCTGGAAGGTGGAAAAGACTG GTGCTGTGAGTGGGTTTGGTTTGGACTACCTGCCTGCTGTGTCATCCTCTACAGATCACCGAGCCCCCGAGAACAGCTGGCACCAGGGAAACGCCCCCAGCAGCTCCTGGGCGGCCCAGGAGTCGCCCATGGAAGACTCCTCCACTGTGCTCCTTGACAGTCTGAAG TCCATCTGGTCCAGCTCAATGATGCAGCCAGGGCCGTCGGCTCTGGAGCAGCTCCTCATGCAGCAGAAGCAGCAGAGGGGCCACGGCACCATGAACCCTCCACACTGA